One genomic segment of Aphis gossypii isolate Hap1 unplaced genomic scaffold, ASM2018417v2 Contig00252, whole genome shotgun sequence includes these proteins:
- the LOC126553504 gene encoding piggyBac transposable element-derived protein 4-like, with protein MWNVPSENMCIDESVIPFVGRLSFRQFIKNKRHRYGIKVFKLCINDGYTIGFKIYAAQESVPGVGVSTKIVMELAEDYLDKGRTMYTDNWYTSVTLANQLLNRSTNLVGTLRSNRKFNPVSVVKAKLKKGEIMSSQSQNNIVVLKWKDKRDVLMLSTKHKNNTVVVNNKRGKQVVKPQMVIDYNKAKGYVDICDLRSSYHSPLRRSLKWYRKVMFEILLNTCLLNAMSLYTAVTSKKISVTQFRESIIHSLIKKIEVQPSEEKHILINAQRGKCYICYKEMAEQGGRQHAQKITRRVQTKCTKCLKYFCLECFFKTHSCKLL; from the coding sequence atgtggaACGTACCTTCtgaaaatatgtgtattgaTGAATCTGTAATTCCTTTCGTTGGACGATTATCATTTcgtcaatttataaaaaataaacgacaTCGATACggaataaaagtatttaaattgtgtattaatGATGGCTATACAATCGGCTTTAAAATTTATGCGGCCCAAGAGTCAGTACCTGGTGTAGGTGTTTCCACTAAAATAGTAATGGAGTTGGCCGAGGACTATTTAGATAAAGGGAGAACAATGTATACTGATAACTGGTACACGTCAGTAACTCTTGCTAATCAACTTCTTAATCGATCAACGAATTTGGTGGGGACATTACGttcaaatagaaaatttaatccaGTATCGGTTGtaaaagcaaaattaaaaaaaggagAAATTATGTCAAGTCaaagtcaaaataatatagttgttcTTAAATGGAAAGATAAGCGGGACGTATTAATGCTATCaaccaaacataaaaataatacggtAGTAGTGAATAATAAACGAGGAAAACAAGTTGTAAAACCTCAAATGGTGATTGATTATAACAAAGCAAAAGGGTATGTTGATATTTGTGATTTAAGAAGCTCATATCATTCACCACTTCGGAGATCATTGAAATGGTATCGAAAAGTCATGTTTGAAATCTTATTGAATACGTGTTTATTAAATGCGATGTCTTTGTATACTGCTgtaacttcaaaaaaaattagtgtAACTCAATTTCGTGAAAGTATAATTCatagtttgattaaaaaaatcgaagTTCAACCAAGTGAAGAGAAACATATTCTTATCAATGCGCAACGAGGGAAATGTTATATCTGTTACAAAGAAATGGCTGAACAAGGTGGGAGACAACATGCTCAAAAGATTACACGTAGAGTTCAGACTAAATGTAccaagtgtttaaaatatttttgtctagaatgtttttttaagaCCCATtcatgtaaattattgtaa
- the LOC126553488 gene encoding uncharacterized protein LOC126553488 has product METKIDEILKTVNDLKVTNNKIISTINTQNEKISRISKKVDDLFENVSNLTKANQDLNLKVTNLEIKILDMEQSINKENNAPPEQNIIEELMDRQSRSNNIILFNLTEDDNEDDSQKIKNVISSLNQKIEQFTFFRLGKTKSNTPDKPRPVKILLSSQSDVFNILRTQKNLKTTTKWSNVRFSSDRTTKQREEMGILRRTLQQRRDNGEQNIIIKYIKGIPKIVNTTKN; this is encoded by the coding sequence ATGGAAACGAAAATcgatgaaattttaaaaactgttaatgATTTGAAagtcacaaataataaaattatttctacgaTAAACAcccaaaatgaaaaaattagtcGCATATCTAAGAAGGTTGATGACCTTTTTGAAAACGTCTCTAATCTAACAAAAGCTAACCAGgatcttaatttaaaagttactaATCtagagattaaaatattagatatggagcaaagtataaataaagaaaacaatGCACCACCTGAACAAAACATTATCGAGGAACTAATGGATAGACAGTCgagatcaaataatattattctatttaactTAACTGAAGATGATAACGAGGATGATTcacagaaaattaaaaacgttatttctagtttaaatcagaaaattgaacaatttacattttttcgtctcggaaaaacaaaatcaaatactCCGGATAAGCCACGTCCAGTAAAAATTCTTCTTTCAAGTCAATCAGATGTGTTTAATATCTTAcgaacacaaaaaaatttgaaaacaacaaCGAAATGGTCAAATGTTCGTTTTTCGTCAGATAGAACTACTAAGCAACGAGAAGAAATGGGAATCCTTAGAAGAACGTTACAACAACGTAGAGATAATGGTGAGCAGaacataatcattaaatatattaaaggtaTCCCGAAAATTGTAAACACTACAAAAAACTGA